A part of Acidimicrobiales bacterium genomic DNA contains:
- a CDS encoding aldo/keto reductase, with amino-acid sequence MPLGGTGVRVTALGLGCAPLGNLYERVGEDQGRATVDAAWDAGIRWFDTAPLYGHGLAERRLGEALARRPRPEVVVATKVGRLLVPGDDPDGVFVDVPPVRPVFDVTTAGVRRSLEASFERLGLDRVDVVHVHDPDEHEGEAREAVLPELRRLRDEGVVGAVGAGMNQSAMLTRFVRAGLVDCVLLAGRYTLLDQSALDDLLPAALEAGVAVIVGGVFNSGVLADPGPGATFDYAPAGPAVLERAAALAAVCRRFDVPLAAAALQLPAAHPAVASVLIGARSADEVRQNVARFERPVPVGLWDALRSAGLLRPDAPTPG; translated from the coding sequence GTGCCGCTGGGGGGCACCGGCGTGCGGGTCACCGCGCTCGGGCTGGGGTGCGCCCCGCTCGGGAACCTGTACGAGCGGGTCGGCGAGGACCAGGGGCGCGCCACCGTCGACGCCGCGTGGGACGCCGGCATCCGGTGGTTCGACACCGCCCCCCTCTATGGTCACGGCCTGGCCGAGCGTCGCCTGGGTGAGGCGCTGGCGCGCCGGCCCCGCCCCGAGGTGGTCGTCGCCACCAAGGTCGGCCGGCTCCTCGTCCCGGGCGACGACCCCGACGGCGTCTTCGTCGACGTGCCCCCCGTCCGGCCGGTGTTCGACGTCACGACGGCGGGCGTCCGCCGGTCGCTCGAGGCCAGCTTCGAGCGCCTCGGCCTCGACCGGGTCGACGTGGTCCACGTGCACGACCCCGACGAGCACGAGGGCGAGGCCCGCGAGGCGGTCCTGCCCGAGCTGCGCCGCCTCCGCGACGAGGGCGTCGTCGGCGCGGTGGGTGCCGGGATGAACCAGTCGGCCATGCTCACCCGCTTCGTGCGCGCCGGCCTCGTCGACTGCGTGCTGTTGGCGGGCCGCTACACGCTGCTCGACCAGTCCGCCCTCGACGACCTGCTGCCCGCGGCCCTCGAGGCGGGCGTGGCCGTGATCGTGGGCGGGGTGTTCAACAGCGGCGTGCTGGCCGATCCCGGGCCCGGTGCCACGTTCGACTACGCGCCGGCCGGCCCCGCAGTGCTCGAGCGGGCGGCCGCCCTGGCAGCCGTGTGCCGCCGCTTCGACGTGCCGCTCGCGGCGGCGGCGCTCCAGCTGCCGGCCGCCCACCCTGCGGTGGCCTCCGTGCTCATCGGGGCCCGGTCGGCCGACGAGGTGCGACAGAACGTGGCTCGGTTCGAGCGGCCCGTGCCCGTCGGGCTGTGGGACGCCCTGCGGTCTGCCGGGCTGCTGCGACCCGACGCACCGACCCCGGGCTGA